From the genome of Pukyongia salina, one region includes:
- a CDS encoding TrkH family potassium uptake protein → MGSISKLNYKIIFHLMGLLLLVNSGFILLSSIVSFAYKDGVGLDMVYSGITVMVAGGALMLLTRNHRKEIQKREGYLIVTFGWIIMSLAGTLPYLYTGAIPNFTNAFFETISGYTTTGASILNDIEIIPKGVLFWRSITHWIGGMGIIVLAIAILPLLGIGGMELFAAEAPGPGGDKLHPRITDTAKRLWIIYVGYTIAETILLQVAGMSFFDAINHSLSTLSTGGFSTKNASVAFWNDKPIIQYIIMVFMFLAGTNFILSYFAFKTKFSKIFRDEEFKLYGYFIIGLTIIAATVIYFQVNPSASSVHHPLVWGELESAIRHALFQVLAIVTTTGFATADYTMWTPFLVIFFFGLMFLGGSSGSTAGGVKIVRHLIMIKNGIIEFRRTLHPNAILPVRYNRKSVQQPIVFNILAFFILYMLSFIVGVLVFSWLGLDFQTALGGAASTLGNVGPALGELGPTSNYANLPTAAKWWSTFLMLIGRLELFTVLILLTPFFWRNR, encoded by the coding sequence ATGGGCTCTATCTCAAAGCTTAATTACAAGATTATATTTCACCTCATGGGACTGCTGTTACTGGTTAACAGCGGTTTTATCCTTTTATCTTCCATAGTGAGTTTTGCCTACAAGGACGGTGTGGGCTTGGATATGGTCTATTCGGGGATAACAGTCATGGTAGCCGGAGGTGCTTTGATGCTTCTCACCAGGAATCATCGAAAGGAAATACAGAAACGAGAGGGCTATCTTATCGTTACTTTTGGTTGGATCATAATGTCGCTTGCCGGTACCTTACCGTATCTCTATACCGGTGCTATCCCAAATTTTACCAATGCTTTTTTCGAAACCATTAGCGGATATACAACTACGGGCGCATCCATATTAAACGACATAGAGATAATTCCTAAAGGCGTATTATTTTGGCGAAGTATAACGCATTGGATAGGAGGGATGGGTATTATCGTACTTGCAATTGCCATCTTACCTCTTCTGGGAATTGGCGGGATGGAATTATTTGCAGCTGAAGCTCCGGGGCCGGGAGGGGATAAATTACACCCTCGTATTACAGACACAGCCAAACGACTTTGGATCATCTATGTGGGATATACCATAGCGGAGACCATTTTACTGCAGGTGGCCGGGATGAGTTTCTTCGATGCGATCAATCATTCCCTGAGTACATTAAGTACGGGCGGATTCTCCACTAAGAATGCCAGTGTGGCGTTTTGGAACGACAAGCCGATCATTCAATATATAATCATGGTTTTTATGTTCCTGGCAGGAACAAATTTCATCCTTAGTTATTTTGCCTTCAAAACCAAGTTCAGTAAGATATTTAGGGATGAAGAATTTAAACTGTATGGCTATTTTATAATTGGGCTCACTATTATTGCGGCGACTGTTATTTACTTCCAGGTGAACCCATCGGCTTCATCGGTACACCATCCGCTGGTATGGGGTGAATTGGAAAGTGCCATCAGGCATGCTTTGTTCCAGGTTCTTGCGATAGTAACAACGACCGGATTCGCTACTGCAGATTATACCATGTGGACTCCATTTCTGGTGATATTTTTCTTCGGACTCATGTTCCTGGGGGGATCATCCGGTTCCACTGCGGGAGGGGTTAAGATCGTGCGTCACCTCATTATGATCAAGAATGGGATCATCGAATTTAGAAGGACTCTTCACCCCAACGCCATATTACCGGTTCGATATAATAGAAAATCGGTGCAACAGCCTATTGTTTTCAATATCCTGGCGTTTTTTATTCTTTATATGCTCTCCTTTATAGTAGGGGTTTTGGTATTTTCCTGGTTGGGGTTAGATTTTCAGACGGCACTTGGAGGAGCAGCTTCTACCTTGGGTAATGTGGGGCCGGCACTAGGAGAACTGGGACCTACGAGCAACTATGCTAATTTACCCACTGCGGCCAAATGGTGGTCTACATTTTTAATGTTGATAGGCCGTCTTGAGCTCTTTACCGTGCTCATTCTACTAACGCCTTTTTTCTGGAGGAATCGTTAA
- a CDS encoding pyridoxal phosphate-dependent aminotransferase, which yields MNPKLSERVNNMATSATLAMAAKARELRAEGKDIIGLSLGEPDFTVPDFVKEAAIQAIKDDYHAYTPVDGYVELKNAIITKFKRDNNLIYTPSQIVVSTGAKQSLANLAQVLLNEGDEVLLPAPYWVSYSDIAKVAGGVPVPISTGIESDFKVTPAALEAAITPKSKMLIYSSPCNPSGSVYSKEELRALADVLAKYPNIIIVSDEIYEHINFTGAHASMAQFDDMYDRTVTVNGVSKAYAMTGWRIGYIGGPEYIARACNKMQGQVTSGANCIAQRATIAALENPPSKIKYMVDAFKNRRKLVLDLLSEIPGIKTNEPEGAFYVFPDISFYFGKTIQGVKIDNASDFALFLLDKANVATVTGEAFGNPDCIRISYAASEADIKEAMQRIKTALS from the coding sequence ATGAACCCTAAATTATCTGAACGAGTAAATAACATGGCCACTTCTGCAACCCTGGCCATGGCGGCAAAAGCTCGTGAATTACGCGCCGAAGGAAAAGATATAATTGGCCTAAGTTTAGGTGAACCGGATTTTACCGTACCCGATTTTGTAAAGGAAGCGGCCATTCAGGCGATCAAAGACGACTATCATGCCTATACCCCGGTAGATGGCTACGTGGAACTTAAAAATGCCATCATTACAAAATTTAAGAGGGACAACAACCTGATATATACACCTTCCCAGATCGTGGTATCCACCGGTGCCAAGCAATCTTTGGCCAACCTTGCACAAGTACTTCTAAACGAAGGCGATGAAGTCTTGCTCCCGGCTCCTTACTGGGTAAGCTATAGTGATATTGCCAAAGTAGCAGGCGGAGTTCCGGTTCCTATTTCCACAGGTATAGAAAGTGATTTCAAAGTTACACCTGCAGCCCTTGAAGCGGCCATTACCCCTAAGTCGAAAATGCTAATCTATAGTTCTCCGTGTAACCCGAGTGGTTCTGTGTACAGTAAGGAGGAATTAAGAGCACTTGCCGACGTACTGGCTAAATACCCAAACATCATTATTGTGAGTGATGAGATCTACGAACACATTAATTTTACAGGCGCCCATGCTTCTATGGCTCAGTTCGATGATATGTACGATCGTACAGTTACGGTGAACGGAGTGTCTAAAGCGTACGCCATGACAGGCTGGAGGATCGGTTATATTGGAGGGCCCGAATATATTGCCAGGGCGTGTAATAAAATGCAGGGGCAGGTAACCAGTGGAGCCAATTGTATCGCCCAAAGAGCGACGATCGCAGCCCTGGAGAATCCACCAAGTAAGATAAAGTATATGGTGGACGCCTTTAAGAACCGAAGAAAACTGGTACTGGACCTATTATCGGAGATTCCCGGTATTAAGACCAATGAGCCCGAAGGTGCGTTTTACGTGTTTCCGGATATTTCTTTTTACTTCGGAAAAACAATCCAGGGAGTAAAGATCGACAATGCCTCAGATTTTGCATTGTTCCTCCTGGACAAAGCAAACGTTGCTACGGTTACTGGAGAAGCATTCGGTAATCCCGATTGCATTAGGATCTCCTATGCCGCTTCAGAAGCAGATATAAAAGAAGCCATGCAACGAATTAAAACCGCCCTTTCATAG
- a CDS encoding fatty acid desaturase family protein, whose amino-acid sequence MSKNKIVNTPHINFSRVDSAKFFRTLNKRVNSYFKENEISRNGNWKLHLKSVVMFSLYLAPYFLLLSLDFPWWAQLLMAVIMGVGMAGVGMNVMHDANHGAYSSKKWINKIMGSSMYILAGNVYNWQVQHNVLHHTYTNIHGHDEDLEAGRILRFSQHSKWYKLHKFQHYYSIFFYGLLTLNWVLTSDFLQTKRYLAQKLSYGKLPSPVKQWSVLIITKMIYASVWIVLPILFFNIAWWKILIGFFIMHYVAGLILSIVFQLAHVVEEADMVLPDPSGTMKNTWAIHQLFTTVNFSTKNRIMNWFTGGLNHQVEHHIFPNISHIHYTKISNIVRNTAREFNLPYNEYKTTRKALIAHFKHLKQMGMNPAITA is encoded by the coding sequence TTGAGTAAAAACAAAATTGTGAATACCCCTCATATTAATTTTTCCCGTGTAGATTCTGCCAAATTTTTCCGAACCTTGAACAAGCGGGTAAATAGTTATTTCAAAGAGAACGAAATTTCCCGTAATGGAAACTGGAAACTGCATTTAAAATCGGTCGTGATGTTCTCATTATACCTTGCACCCTATTTCCTCTTATTGTCCCTTGATTTTCCATGGTGGGCACAGCTTCTAATGGCTGTGATCATGGGCGTGGGAATGGCAGGCGTAGGAATGAATGTAATGCACGATGCTAATCACGGTGCGTATTCTTCAAAAAAATGGATCAATAAGATCATGGGAAGCAGTATGTACATCCTTGCAGGAAACGTATACAACTGGCAGGTTCAGCACAATGTGCTACATCACACCTATACCAATATTCACGGACACGACGAAGATCTGGAAGCAGGAAGGATACTGCGCTTTTCGCAGCATTCAAAATGGTACAAATTGCATAAATTCCAGCATTATTACAGTATCTTTTTCTACGGCTTATTAACGCTTAATTGGGTACTCACATCAGATTTTTTACAAACCAAACGATACCTGGCTCAGAAACTGTCTTATGGTAAACTTCCCAGCCCGGTGAAACAATGGAGTGTTTTAATTATAACCAAGATGATCTACGCCTCCGTATGGATCGTATTACCCATCCTGTTCTTTAATATCGCTTGGTGGAAGATCCTTATTGGGTTCTTTATTATGCACTATGTGGCCGGATTGATACTAAGTATTGTCTTTCAGCTGGCTCATGTGGTGGAAGAAGCAGACATGGTCCTTCCGGATCCATCCGGCACTATGAAAAATACGTGGGCCATTCACCAGTTATTCACCACGGTGAATTTCTCAACTAAGAATAGGATCATGAATTGGTTTACAGGCGGTCTCAACCACCAGGTAGAACATCATATTTTCCCGAATATCAGTCATATTCACTACACCAAGATCTCAAACATTGTGAGGAATACGGCACGTGAATTCAATCTACCCTATAACGAATATAAAACAACCCGAAAAGCCCTGATCGCTCACTTTAAACATCTTAAGCAAATGGGCATGAACCCGGCTATTACCGCATAA
- the rsmG gene encoding 16S rRNA (guanine(527)-N(7))-methyltransferase RsmG, translated as MELIRKYFPTLTDTQLSQFEQLSVLYQDWNLKINVVSRKDIEELYLRHVLHSLGIAKVQAFKSDSRILDVGTGGGFPGIPLAILFPEVHFHLVDSIGKKIKVVREVSDALQLDNVQITNDRVETINDRYDFIVSRAVAQMETFVRWVKDNVAKKSNHDLKNGILYLKGGDLTEELAPFPKATIYPLTDFFEEDFFQTKSVVHLPLKFKP; from the coding sequence ATGGAGCTGATCAGAAAATATTTTCCTACCCTAACAGACACCCAATTATCTCAATTTGAGCAGTTAAGCGTCCTTTACCAGGATTGGAATTTAAAAATTAATGTAGTCTCCAGAAAAGATATCGAAGAACTATACCTGCGTCATGTGCTTCATTCGCTGGGGATCGCAAAAGTACAAGCCTTTAAGTCGGATTCCCGAATCCTGGATGTGGGAACCGGTGGTGGTTTTCCCGGAATTCCGCTCGCAATTCTCTTTCCGGAGGTTCATTTTCACCTGGTGGATAGTATAGGCAAGAAAATAAAAGTTGTTCGCGAGGTTTCCGATGCCTTGCAACTGGATAATGTACAGATCACCAACGATAGGGTAGAGACAATTAACGACCGCTACGATTTTATTGTGAGCAGGGCAGTGGCCCAAATGGAGACCTTTGTAAGATGGGTAAAGGATAATGTGGCTAAAAAGAGCAACCACGATTTAAAAAACGGAATATTATACCTAAAAGGTGGTGACCTTACCGAAGAACTCGCACCTTTCCCAAAGGCGACCATTTATCCACTCACAGATTTCTTTGAAGAAGATTTCTTCCAAACCAAAAGTGTGGTTCACCTCCCACTTAAATTCAAGCCATAA
- the pruA gene encoding L-glutamate gamma-semialdehyde dehydrogenase, which yields MGKGFFEVPIAINEPVKDYAPGSPEREEVLATYKKMFNSTVDVPLYINGRNIKTGDTSQMVPPHDHQHVVGTYHKAKKSHVKDAIDSALKAREKWAVTPWEQRAAIFLRAAELIAGPYRAKINAATMIGQSKNIYQAEIDAACELIDFLRFNVQFMTEIYSEQPESTSGAWNRLEYRPLEGFIYAITPFNFTAIAANLPASAALMGNVVVWKPSDSQVYSAKVILDVFKEAGVPAGVINMVMGDPVMITDTVLASPDFSGFHFTGSTNVFKDIWQKIGNNIHKYKTYPRIVGETGGKDFIVAHKTANPKQVATAIARGAFEFQGQKCSAASRCYISKSIWARVEKQLLADIKSFKMGSPEDMSNFITAVIHEGSFNKLKKFIDKAKKSKKAKIIAGGGYDKSKGYFIEPTVILTTDPNYETMCTELFGPVVTIYVFDDKNWEKTLHLVDETGEYALTGAVFSEDRYALEQAVRILENAAGNFYINDKPTGAVVGQQPFGGARASGTNDKAGSKLNLYRWVSPRMVKETFVSPSDYRYPFLG from the coding sequence ATGGGAAAAGGATTTTTTGAAGTACCTATTGCGATAAATGAGCCTGTAAAGGATTACGCTCCGGGTTCTCCCGAGCGCGAAGAAGTACTCGCTACTTACAAAAAGATGTTCAATAGTACTGTGGATGTACCACTATATATCAACGGAAGAAACATTAAGACCGGAGATACCTCACAAATGGTGCCACCGCACGACCATCAACACGTTGTAGGGACCTATCACAAAGCAAAAAAATCTCATGTAAAAGACGCTATAGACTCTGCGTTAAAGGCGCGTGAAAAATGGGCAGTAACCCCCTGGGAACAACGTGCAGCAATATTTCTTAGAGCCGCCGAACTCATTGCCGGGCCTTACCGGGCAAAGATCAACGCCGCGACCATGATCGGCCAATCGAAAAATATTTACCAGGCCGAGATCGATGCCGCCTGTGAACTTATAGACTTCCTGAGATTCAACGTGCAGTTCATGACAGAGATCTACAGCGAACAGCCGGAATCTACTTCAGGAGCCTGGAACCGACTAGAATACCGTCCGCTTGAAGGGTTTATTTACGCTATTACACCATTTAATTTCACAGCCATTGCGGCCAACCTGCCAGCTAGTGCAGCCCTTATGGGTAATGTGGTGGTATGGAAGCCCAGTGACAGCCAGGTGTATTCAGCCAAAGTGATCCTGGATGTCTTCAAAGAAGCGGGTGTACCCGCAGGAGTGATCAATATGGTAATGGGTGATCCGGTAATGATTACCGACACTGTATTAGCGAGTCCGGATTTCAGCGGCTTCCACTTTACAGGTTCTACCAACGTATTTAAAGATATCTGGCAGAAGATCGGGAACAACATTCATAAATATAAAACTTATCCTCGCATAGTAGGTGAAACCGGTGGAAAAGACTTTATTGTAGCTCATAAAACGGCCAACCCTAAGCAGGTAGCTACCGCTATCGCCAGGGGTGCGTTCGAATTTCAGGGTCAGAAATGTAGCGCAGCTAGCCGCTGTTACATTTCGAAATCCATTTGGGCGAGAGTAGAGAAACAGCTTCTTGCCGATATAAAATCCTTTAAAATGGGATCACCGGAGGACATGAGCAACTTTATAACTGCCGTGATCCACGAAGGCTCCTTCAACAAGTTGAAGAAGTTCATAGACAAGGCCAAAAAGAGCAAGAAAGCTAAGATCATCGCCGGAGGTGGATACGATAAATCCAAGGGTTATTTTATTGAGCCTACGGTCATCTTAACTACAGACCCCAATTACGAAACCATGTGTACCGAGTTATTCGGGCCGGTGGTTACCATTTACGTTTTTGATGATAAGAACTGGGAAAAGACCCTGCATCTAGTAGATGAAACCGGAGAGTATGCACTTACAGGGGCAGTTTTCAGTGAAGACCGTTATGCATTGGAGCAAGCCGTACGTATCCTGGAAAATGCGGCGGGTAATTTCTATATTAACGACAAACCTACAGGAGCCGTTGTTGGGCAACAACCTTTTGGTGGTGCTCGAGCCAGTGGAACAAACGACAAGGCCGGAAGCAAACTGAACCTGTATCGCTGGGTGTCACCACGAATGGTAAAAGAGACGTTCGTTTCACCTTCAGATTATCGATATCCTTTCCTTGGGTAA
- a CDS encoding NRDE family protein encodes MCTLTFMPQSDGGFVITSNRDEAPGRETLMPAIYEQDGSRLLFPKDVLAGGTWIGISDQKRFVSLMNGGFTAHKREPSYRMSRGVIVTTLLAADSLLGAIEAFSFSGIEPFTLVAVDYSETLQVFELVWDGENSHLSEKPLAPAIWSSSLLYSEEMKKKREKWFANFLFEHIHPTAEQLLQFHKTAGESDPRTDLIMDRGFVKTKSITQIVASGSIEMYYEDLQKEKKERYRL; translated from the coding sequence ATGTGTACGCTCACCTTTATGCCTCAATCTGATGGAGGATTTGTTATCACCTCGAACAGGGACGAGGCACCCGGACGTGAAACCCTTATGCCGGCGATCTACGAGCAGGACGGTAGCCGTTTGCTATTTCCGAAGGATGTATTGGCCGGAGGTACATGGATAGGAATAAGTGACCAAAAGCGATTTGTAAGTTTGATGAACGGAGGTTTTACCGCTCACAAGCGGGAACCCTCATACAGGATGAGCAGGGGGGTGATCGTCACTACTTTATTGGCGGCAGATTCGCTGTTGGGTGCCATCGAAGCCTTCAGTTTTAGTGGTATTGAACCCTTTACGCTAGTTGCGGTTGATTATTCGGAAACCCTTCAGGTCTTCGAGCTGGTGTGGGATGGTGAAAATTCGCATCTTTCAGAAAAACCCCTCGCACCGGCTATATGGTCTTCGTCTTTATTGTATTCAGAAGAAATGAAAAAAAAGCGGGAAAAATGGTTTGCCAATTTCCTGTTCGAGCATATTCATCCTACTGCCGAACAACTATTGCAATTTCATAAAACGGCTGGGGAAAGCGACCCTAGAACAGACCTTATTATGGATCGTGGGTTTGTGAAAACTAAAAGTATTACACAGATCGTTGCCTCCGGCTCGATAGAAATGTATTATGAAGATCTTCAGAAAGAAAAAAAAGAAAGGTACAGGCTATGA
- the apaG gene encoding Co2+/Mg2+ efflux protein ApaG has protein sequence MVQQVTKGIKISVTTQYEGFLGNEHKTSYAFSYTISIENNSKDTVQLISRYWNIKDALNDTQEVSGQGVIGMKPVLEPGEVHTYSSGCMLLSPIGAMSGAFTMINFSNKSAFKVDIPSFRLFTDFAMN, from the coding sequence ATGGTGCAACAGGTAACAAAAGGTATAAAGATTTCGGTAACCACTCAATATGAGGGGTTTCTTGGTAATGAGCATAAAACAAGCTATGCCTTTTCGTATACCATCTCCATAGAAAATAACAGTAAGGATACGGTTCAATTAATCTCCCGTTACTGGAATATAAAGGATGCCTTAAATGATACACAGGAAGTGAGTGGACAGGGAGTAATAGGCATGAAACCCGTTCTCGAACCCGGAGAAGTACACACCTACAGTAGCGGCTGTATGCTACTTTCACCTATTGGTGCCATGAGCGGTGCATTTACGATGATCAATTTCAGCAATAAATCGGCTTTCAAAGTAGATATCCCTTCATTTAGATTGTTTACAGACTTTGCCATGAATTGA
- a CDS encoding DUF3667 domain-containing protein, producing the protein MDDKKPVPVKGRKAMKYRAAECRNCGHPLELTDRYCSYCSQLNTTKSLQLKDFFGEFLGSIITYDSRFRYTLKDLLFKPGVITRNYVNGQRLKYANPFRFFLSVSIIYFILQGLISTFSNNNSFFNEATINNGSSVKNNGGGNDFRFGDFGIDTTGFDATRKKNIKLLDSVLKKNNVDLKENNLDSIIEAEEINIDDAEVDSLLKKINKLPFIGRGNEAPSYTLIAEEVLDTMDGLERNVERFMLYRDFYKTTKIINPVVALDSMNHRNNSYNRWAYSKNESIERIEKNPGEFVQYLLEKTPFFLFFFTPVYAFFFWLIYSKKKYTYMEHMIFIFHIFSFVFLAAIICLIPDSIILNGNDNLVFSIVLSLVGPFYFYKALRNFYQQNRLITIIKFIFLNWIFWIGATIAALLFFAVTAAMY; encoded by the coding sequence ATGGACGATAAAAAGCCCGTACCCGTAAAAGGTAGGAAAGCGATGAAATATCGCGCTGCCGAATGCAGAAATTGTGGGCATCCTTTAGAACTAACAGACCGCTATTGCTCCTATTGCTCTCAGCTCAATACCACCAAAAGTCTTCAGCTGAAGGACTTCTTTGGGGAGTTTTTGGGTAGTATCATAACCTACGATTCCCGATTTCGTTATACTTTAAAAGATCTTTTATTCAAGCCTGGGGTGATCACCCGCAATTATGTGAACGGTCAGCGATTGAAATATGCCAATCCGTTCAGATTCTTCCTAAGTGTTTCCATTATCTATTTCATCCTACAAGGGCTTATAAGTACATTTTCAAACAACAATTCCTTTTTTAATGAAGCCACTATAAATAATGGATCTTCGGTAAAAAACAATGGTGGAGGAAATGATTTCAGGTTTGGGGATTTTGGTATTGATACCACAGGGTTCGATGCTACCCGTAAAAAAAATATAAAATTGCTGGATTCGGTTTTGAAGAAAAACAATGTCGATCTAAAAGAAAATAATTTAGATTCTATTATCGAAGCGGAAGAGATCAACATCGATGATGCCGAAGTGGATTCGCTGTTAAAGAAGATCAATAAATTACCTTTTATTGGGAGAGGTAACGAAGCACCGTCTTACACCCTGATCGCAGAAGAAGTGCTCGACACCATGGATGGATTAGAACGTAATGTTGAAAGGTTCATGTTGTACAGGGATTTTTATAAAACCACAAAGATCATAAATCCTGTGGTTGCCCTGGATAGTATGAATCACAGAAATAACAGCTATAATCGATGGGCATACAGCAAGAACGAATCCATTGAAAGAATTGAGAAGAACCCCGGTGAATTTGTTCAGTATTTGCTGGAGAAAACCCCCTTCTTTCTGTTCTTTTTCACCCCGGTCTATGCCTTTTTCTTTTGGCTTATCTATTCGAAGAAGAAGTATACCTATATGGAACATATGATCTTTATATTCCATATTTTTAGTTTTGTATTTCTAGCGGCAATAATCTGCCTGATCCCGGACTCCATCATCCTCAATGGAAACGATAATTTGGTCTTTTCCATAGTCCTGTCGCTGGTAGGTCCGTTTTACTTTTATAAAGCCCTGCGTAATTTTTATCAGCAAAACCGACTCATAACTATAATAAAATTTATATTTTTAAACTGGATATTCTGGATAGGAGCTACTATAGCCGCACTCCTATTCTTTGCGGTCACCGCAGCAATGTATTAA